One genomic region from Thalassotalea sp. PS06 encodes:
- a CDS encoding cupin domain-containing protein, with amino-acid sequence MIIDWKDLSPELFLEQYWQKKPLLIKNAFPEFEDPVDPDELAGLAMEEMIESRIVQRKGNDWNVDHGPINDFESYGEEQWTLLVQAVNHWFEDVDSLITPFRFIPNWRIDDVMVSFSTPGGGVGPHLDQYDVFIIQGSGKRHWRVGKPDTGLQNLVPHPDLKQVSAFESCIDVTTEAGDLLYIPPHHPHDGVAIDNAMNYSIGFQAPNPQELFGGLADYMLDEDLYSKRLDDSQREYTDQPQNLSSKDFQHLKNQMQHVLNNDEMLEDFLGQQLTSVHHALDVGLPEEPISIEELPDIIEDIIEDDGALEPVLGIKTLVIENRKLFINGERFTIYEESLDLALAMANKQHLNSELLKRAISNLKNLELLTRVINIGLWQLA; translated from the coding sequence ATGATCATAGATTGGAAAGATCTTTCACCTGAGCTATTCCTCGAACAATACTGGCAGAAAAAGCCGCTATTGATAAAAAACGCATTCCCAGAATTTGAAGACCCTGTCGACCCCGATGAATTAGCCGGGCTCGCTATGGAAGAGATGATTGAATCTCGTATCGTCCAGCGTAAAGGCAATGACTGGAACGTTGATCATGGTCCCATTAACGATTTTGAATCTTATGGTGAAGAACAATGGACGTTACTCGTTCAGGCGGTAAACCACTGGTTCGAAGATGTTGACTCACTGATCACCCCGTTTCGTTTTATTCCAAACTGGCGTATCGACGATGTCATGGTAAGCTTTTCAACGCCAGGAGGCGGCGTAGGCCCCCATCTGGATCAATATGATGTGTTTATCATCCAAGGTAGCGGTAAACGTCATTGGCGCGTAGGTAAACCTGACACCGGCTTACAAAATCTAGTTCCTCACCCTGACCTTAAACAAGTTTCTGCATTTGAGAGTTGTATTGATGTCACTACCGAAGCCGGCGATCTACTCTACATTCCACCACACCACCCGCACGACGGTGTGGCTATTGATAATGCGATGAATTATTCGATTGGTTTCCAGGCTCCTAATCCACAAGAATTATTTGGAGGCCTTGCCGACTACATGCTTGACGAAGACCTATATAGTAAGCGTCTTGATGACAGTCAGCGGGAATACACGGATCAACCGCAAAATCTTTCATCGAAAGATTTCCAGCATCTGAAAAATCAAATGCAACACGTACTGAACAATGACGAAATGCTAGAAGACTTCCTTGGTCAGCAGCTAACGTCGGTTCATCACGCCTTAGACGTGGGCTTGCCAGAAGAACCAATCAGCATAGAAGAACTGCCTGATATTATCGAAGACATCATCGAAGACGACGGTGCATTAGAACCCGTGCTTGGTATCAAAACTCTGGTAATTGAAAACCGAAAACTTTTCATTAATGGCGAACGTTTTACGATTTATGAAGAATCGTTAGATTTAGCTTTGGCCATGGCCAATAAACAACACCTTAACTCTGAATTGCTAAAAAGAGCAATTAGCAATTTGAAAAACCTGGAGCTGTTAACTAGGGTTATAAATATAGGACTTTGGCAGTTAGCTTGA
- the purB gene encoding adenylosuccinate lyase, with amino-acid sequence MELSSISAISPVDGRYGSKVKALRPIFSEFGLIKYRVTVEVRWLQKLSATAEIAEVPAFSAEANAVLDAIVANFNEEDAGRVKTIEATTNHDVKAVEYFLKEKVADNAELNAVSEFIHFACTSEDINNLSHALMLKECRELVLLPVMDEILTEIKNLAVEYKSIPMMCRTHGQPASPSTMGKEMANVYVRLKRQRDQIAAVEFLGKINGAVGNYNAHLSAYPELNWHEFSESFVTSLGITWNAFTTQIEPHDYIAELFDAVARFNTILIDFDRDIWGYIALGHFKQKTIAGEIGSSTMPHKVNPIDFENSEGNLGIANALFAHLAQKLPVSRWQRDLTDSTVLRNLGVGFAHSLISYQATLKGISKLQVNEQSLLDELDSNWEVLAEPVQTVMRRYGIEKPYEKLKELTRGKRVDGESMRAFIENLELPQAAKDELIAMTPASYIGRAVSFIDEL; translated from the coding sequence ATGGAACTTTCAAGCATCAGTGCTATTTCCCCGGTAGATGGTCGTTATGGCAGTAAGGTTAAAGCCTTGCGCCCGATCTTCAGTGAATTTGGTTTAATCAAATACCGAGTTACCGTAGAAGTACGTTGGTTACAAAAACTTAGCGCTACTGCAGAAATTGCTGAAGTACCAGCATTCTCTGCCGAAGCAAACGCAGTTTTAGATGCCATTGTTGCAAACTTCAATGAAGAAGATGCAGGCCGCGTTAAAACGATTGAAGCGACAACCAACCACGACGTAAAAGCGGTTGAATACTTCTTAAAAGAAAAAGTTGCTGACAACGCTGAGCTAAATGCCGTTTCTGAGTTCATTCACTTCGCGTGTACGTCTGAGGACATCAACAACTTGTCTCACGCCCTAATGCTTAAAGAGTGTCGTGAATTAGTATTGCTGCCTGTTATGGATGAGATCCTTACTGAGATCAAAAACCTTGCAGTAGAGTACAAATCAATTCCTATGATGTGTCGTACCCACGGCCAGCCTGCAAGCCCAAGTACTATGGGTAAAGAAATGGCTAACGTTTACGTGCGCTTAAAGCGTCAGCGTGACCAGATTGCTGCGGTTGAGTTCCTGGGTAAAATCAACGGCGCTGTAGGTAACTACAATGCTCACCTTTCTGCATACCCTGAGCTTAACTGGCACGAGTTTTCAGAAAGCTTCGTGACCTCTTTAGGTATCACCTGGAACGCTTTCACTACCCAAATCGAACCACACGATTACATCGCAGAATTGTTCGATGCCGTTGCACGTTTTAATACCATCCTTATCGATTTTGATCGTGATATCTGGGGTTACATTGCTCTAGGCCATTTCAAGCAAAAAACCATTGCTGGTGAAATCGGTTCTTCTACTATGCCGCACAAAGTTAACCCAATTGATTTCGAAAACTCAGAAGGTAACTTAGGTATTGCTAACGCCTTGTTTGCTCACCTTGCGCAAAAACTTCCAGTATCTCGCTGGCAGCGTGACCTGACCGACTCTACCGTTCTACGTAACTTAGGTGTTGGTTTCGCCCACTCTCTGATTTCTTATCAAGCGACGCTTAAAGGTATCAGCAAGTTACAAGTTAACGAACAAAGCCTACTGGACGAGTTGGATTCAAACTGGGAAGTATTGGCAGAACCTGTACAGACCGTTATGCGTCGTTACGGTATCGAGAAGCCATACGAGAAACTAAAAGAGTTAACTCGTGGTAAACGTGTTGATGGCGAATCCATGCGCGCGTTCATCGAAAACCTTGAACTGCCACAAGCCGCAAAAGATGAACTAATTGCCATGACACCGGCAAGCTACATCGGCCGGGCAGTAAGCTTCATCGACGAACTTTAA
- the hflD gene encoding high frequency lysogenization protein HflD yields MREQTLTFAAICQAAAMVQGIARKNQLDESLFALMLNSIVNTNPKDTLDVYGSDVAHLKTGLQLIVTQLGDNTIDKDPEITRYIVSLLNLERRLQGKKKDMAALGNRIEQCQRQLEHFELTSDNMISNFASVYSDVISPLATRIQIAGEPGILKQVGNQNRIRALLLSGIRAAVLWRQMGGKRRVILFRRRQVVAQAQELLKSIH; encoded by the coding sequence ATGAGAGAACAAACCTTAACATTCGCTGCAATTTGCCAGGCCGCTGCCATGGTTCAGGGCATCGCACGTAAAAATCAACTGGACGAATCTTTGTTTGCATTGATGTTGAACTCCATCGTCAACACCAATCCCAAAGATACGTTGGATGTTTATGGCTCCGATGTCGCGCACCTGAAAACTGGTTTACAACTTATTGTTACGCAATTGGGTGACAACACAATTGACAAAGATCCGGAAATTACCCGTTATATCGTTAGCCTACTTAACCTTGAGCGTCGCCTGCAAGGTAAAAAGAAAGATATGGCAGCGCTGGGTAATCGCATTGAACAATGTCAGCGCCAACTTGAGCATTTCGAGCTTACCAGTGACAACATGATCAGCAATTTTGCCAGCGTCTACAGTGATGTTATCAGCCCATTAGCGACCCGCATTCAAATTGCCGGTGAGCCAGGGATTTTAAAGCAGGTTGGTAATCAAAATCGAATCCGTGCCCTACTACTTTCGGGCATTCGTGCTGCTGTTTTATGGCGGCAAATGGGCGGAAAACGCCGCGTTATATTATTTCGTCGACGCCAGGTAGTGGCGCAGGCACAAGAATTATTAAAGTCTATACATTAA
- the mnmA gene encoding tRNA 2-thiouridine(34) synthase MnmA codes for MSTSTNRDLKVIVGMSGGVDSSVSAYLLQQQGYQVEGLFMKNWEEDDDDEYCAAAEDLKDAQAVCEKLGIELHTINFAAEYWDNVFEYFLEEYKAGRTPNPDIMCNKEIKFKAFLEFACEDLGADYIATGHYVQRREQDGKFQMLRGLDNNKDQSYFLYTLSNQQVAQTLFPVGNLEKPEVRAIAEREGLITHDKKDSTGICFIGERKFKDFLGRYLPAQPGVIEDSDGKAIGEHDGLMYHTLGQRKGLRIGGLKDAGDEPWYVVEKDMKRNVLIVGQGHNHPRLFSKGLVADQLHWVDREEPALNEAFRCTVKTRYRQQDVACTVTRINDSDYEVMFDEQQSSVTPGQSVVFYQDEVCLGGGIINTLIRDFDSLN; via the coding sequence TTGAGTACATCTACTAACCGTGATTTAAAAGTTATCGTCGGCATGTCCGGCGGCGTTGATTCTTCCGTTTCCGCTTACCTCCTGCAGCAACAAGGCTATCAGGTTGAAGGTTTGTTTATGAAAAACTGGGAAGAAGATGACGATGACGAATATTGTGCAGCAGCGGAAGATCTGAAAGATGCACAAGCGGTTTGTGAAAAATTAGGGATAGAACTTCACACCATCAACTTTGCTGCAGAATACTGGGACAACGTCTTTGAGTATTTCCTTGAGGAATACAAAGCGGGCCGTACGCCAAACCCAGACATCATGTGTAATAAAGAAATTAAATTTAAAGCGTTTCTTGAATTTGCCTGTGAAGATCTTGGTGCCGATTACATTGCTACCGGGCACTATGTGCAGCGTCGTGAGCAGGATGGTAAATTCCAAATGCTACGTGGTCTGGATAACAACAAAGATCAAAGCTACTTTTTATATACGTTGAGCAATCAGCAGGTAGCACAAACTCTTTTTCCTGTGGGCAACCTGGAAAAACCAGAAGTTCGTGCAATTGCCGAACGTGAAGGCTTGATTACTCACGACAAAAAAGATTCGACAGGAATCTGTTTCATCGGTGAGCGCAAGTTTAAAGACTTCCTGGGTCGCTACCTGCCTGCGCAACCAGGCGTTATCGAAGACAGTGATGGTAAAGCTATCGGTGAGCATGATGGTTTGATGTATCACACCCTTGGCCAGCGTAAAGGTTTGCGAATCGGCGGTTTAAAAGACGCTGGTGATGAGCCTTGGTATGTGGTTGAAAAAGACATGAAACGCAACGTCTTGATTGTGGGCCAGGGTCATAACCACCCTCGCCTGTTTTCTAAAGGCTTGGTTGCCGATCAATTACATTGGGTTGATCGCGAAGAACCGGCGTTAAACGAAGCATTTCGCTGTACCGTGAAAACCCGTTATCGCCAGCAAGATGTGGCATGCACCGTGACCCGTATTAACGATAGTGACTATGAAGTCATGTTCGATGAGCAACAAAGCTCAGTAACGCCAGGTCAGTCGGTTGTCTTTTATCAGGACGAAGTTTGTCTTGGTGGTGGAATTATCAATACGTTAATTCGCGATTTTGATTCTTTAAATTAA
- a CDS encoding NUDIX hydrolase: protein MDDHHLQFKPNTTVAAVIHCNGKFLMVEEWQDEQWVYNQPAGHLEPDESIVDGLKREVEEETGLKVDPQSLSGIYYFHLPRSNLFYLRFCFVVELENWLETSPQDEEINRAIWMSYDELCRKSEQLRSPMVLEGIKDYLAGNKYPISVLKSYL from the coding sequence GTGGATGATCACCACTTACAATTTAAACCAAACACCACAGTCGCTGCAGTAATCCACTGTAATGGTAAATTCTTAATGGTCGAAGAATGGCAGGATGAGCAATGGGTTTACAATCAACCAGCTGGGCACCTTGAGCCCGATGAATCTATCGTTGACGGCTTAAAAAGAGAAGTTGAAGAAGAAACGGGCCTCAAGGTTGACCCACAAAGCTTATCGGGAATCTACTACTTTCATTTGCCTCGCTCGAACCTGTTTTATTTGCGATTTTGTTTTGTTGTCGAGCTTGAAAACTGGCTTGAAACCTCTCCTCAGGACGAAGAAATCAACCGTGCAATTTGGATGAGCTATGATGAGTTATGCCGTAAATCTGAACAATTACGCAGCCCTATGGTTTTAGAAGGGATCAAAGATTATCTGGCCGGAAACAAATACCCAATAAGTGTATTAAAATCGTATCTTTAA
- a CDS encoding pseudouridine synthase, protein MDKRKNNAGKKHKPSHGTDKSKKVVRKKSGNVNPGKADTTRNRKKQTDRERSKSRPRPKKPIPEKSILVLFNKPYDVLTQFTDDQKRSTLKDYIAIKDIYAAGRLDKDSEGLLVLTNDGALQHQLANPKFKKAKTYWVQVEGDVSANAIKALQNGVELKDGLTRPAKVKRIDNPKIWERSVPIRERKNIPTTWLEITITEGRNRQVRRMTAHVGNPTLRLIRISMGPYKLTDIAPLNSLEPGQFKQVSVSP, encoded by the coding sequence ATGGATAAGCGAAAAAACAACGCTGGTAAAAAACACAAGCCTTCCCATGGCACTGATAAGTCGAAGAAAGTTGTGAGGAAAAAGTCTGGTAATGTTAACCCTGGGAAAGCTGACACAACCAGAAACCGTAAAAAGCAAACAGACCGGGAACGGTCTAAATCTCGGCCAAGGCCAAAAAAGCCAATCCCAGAAAAGTCCATATTAGTGTTGTTCAATAAACCTTACGATGTGTTGACGCAATTTACCGATGATCAAAAACGCTCAACGTTAAAGGACTACATTGCAATCAAAGATATTTATGCCGCCGGGCGATTAGATAAAGACTCTGAAGGCTTATTGGTGTTAACCAATGATGGCGCTTTACAGCACCAACTCGCGAATCCAAAGTTTAAAAAAGCCAAAACCTATTGGGTACAGGTAGAAGGTGATGTTTCGGCAAATGCTATCAAAGCGTTGCAAAATGGCGTTGAACTCAAAGATGGCTTAACTCGCCCAGCGAAAGTAAAGCGCATCGATAACCCAAAGATTTGGGAGCGCAGCGTCCCTATTCGAGAACGCAAGAACATTCCTACCACCTGGCTGGAAATTACCATTACCGAAGGCAGAAATCGACAAGTACGGCGGATGACTGCGCACGTGGGTAATCCGACATTACGACTGATCCGTATTTCCATGGGTCCATACAAATTAACGGACATCGCACCTCTAAACTCCCTGGAACCTGGCCAATTTAAACAAGTCTCGGTTTCCCCTTAA